Proteins co-encoded in one Streptomyces sp. NBC_01723 genomic window:
- a CDS encoding RusA family crossover junction endodeoxyribonuclease has product MTLTDPNTCETWEQVVLLIVRGEPAGQGRVSFMGKGRPAIHSNAKQLKPWRKAIITIARAVTGAHGYTDWNGICLTCRTPKDKHGLYANIPTRAEITVTVPKPKTAPKRRRTWPITRSSTDIDHHARACLDSLSESGVIKDDSQITELAIRKVYPGEHPEALDQPGAIIRLYTLPGDPR; this is encoded by the coding sequence ATGACCCTCACCGACCCCAACACCTGCGAAACCTGGGAGCAGGTCGTCTTACTCATCGTCCGCGGCGAACCCGCCGGCCAAGGCCGCGTCTCCTTCATGGGCAAGGGCCGGCCCGCCATCCACTCCAACGCCAAACAGCTCAAGCCCTGGCGCAAAGCCATCATCACCATCGCCCGCGCGGTCACCGGAGCCCACGGCTACACCGACTGGAACGGCATCTGCCTCACCTGCCGCACCCCTAAGGACAAGCACGGCCTCTACGCCAACATCCCCACCCGCGCAGAGATCACCGTCACAGTCCCCAAGCCGAAGACCGCCCCCAAGCGACGCCGCACCTGGCCCATCACCCGGTCATCCACGGACATTGACCACCACGCCCGCGCATGCCTCGACTCCCTCTCCGAATCCGGCGTGATCAAGGACGACTCCCAGATCACCGAACTCGCCATCCGCAAGGTCTACCCCGGTGAGCACCCCGAAGCCCTCGACCAGCCCGGCGCGATCATCCGCCTCTACACCCTTCCCGGAGACCCGCGATGA